CCgtccctctccctaccacccccCCGCACGCACCTACATTGCTAATGGATAAAGAGAACAAATATCAGGCCGTTCCTGATAAATATCACCCAGCGCTGAGTCTAGTTCTCACCTGCGTACAAGGCGATTCTGCAAAAGGAGTAAGCTACAGCACAAGACAGGGGACACAGCTGTGCAGGAGGAGCGCTCAGGAGCTCTCCCAGTCCAGTTCTCTAACCTGCTGCACAATCCCTCAGTCCTGTGAGGAGAGTGTGCCATGGGGACAGTGCCAGGGAAACGGTGTGACCTGGTTTTCTCCTCACTCATTTATCCTGACGCTCTGCCACAACGCACAGCGACTGCCCGCTGAGGACTCAATTCTTGTCACTAAACTGTTGCCCATCAGGCTCACTGACAAGCCAATGCAAAGGCAAGTAGCCAGTGGCCACAAACATGCCACCCTACATCTGGTAGCAGGGGTACGGTCCCTCAAGACCAGGCTCGGAGGATTTCTGACCCAGACGagaccattaaaaatatttcttttccttcccaaagCTGATTACATGATACACTATACTATTTTACTAACAGCAGGAGCTAACTGCTACAATgatattgttttgtttcataGGGGGGGGGCAGTAACGGAAGTTCCTACAGAGAGCAGTGTTGTGAATGATGTAAACATGCTGCGGTAAGAGTCCTTCCTACAAGTCTCTTCCCTGTGGTTCAAATGGGAAAATCTGGCCAATATTCACCACATGTAAGCCTGACCTTTCCTGGCTATGGGGACAAGAGAGGTTACATACATTTGGGGCAGCAATTGTGGGCCTGAACACCAACTTCAGgctaaataaggaaaaagaatgaggagTGATTCATTCACAGCATTTCGGTGAATATACACAGCGTATGTGTTTGCAAATACCTGCCTTTTCAGATGATTTTGTGCACACAAATAGGCATATTTGGTGAGACAAATGTGACTTTccctctcattaaaaaaaaaaaaaatccaacaatcTCCCTTCTCATATGCAAAACTGTGCAATGGTTCCCAGGCCTCTGAGTGCCTGATTTGGCGTAAACCCCACAAAGTCTTCTGAGTCAAACAGCATTCTCCAAAGCAATAACATCAACCTAATCTCCACTTACCCCCAAATTAGGAACTGATATCGGATATATCTCGTTTTCAAGATATGGGCCACAAGCCCGAATGGCTGTATTCAAAAAATTCTAGAGCAGGAGAGCTCAGCCACATTGACAGTACCGCTAGGTCCTCAAGAACACTGATTAAATAGTCTTGCCCTCTCCCTATTCCCCCAAAAGTCCACTTGTTTGCATGCCCAGGTGAGGCCATTCGAGAACTGCCTTCACACCCAACGCCCCCAGTGGTTCCCACCCTCACCTGTTTTCCAGGAGGGTCATGCACACCACTTCTCGAACTCCAGGGTTGTTGGCCTTCTCCACTGAGCAGCCCTGCAGGTTCCAAGTGGCCAGCCTCAGCACTGGCCGCCCATCCCTTGTGCCTCCAAAGGCCTCCACAGAAGGGCGTGTGGAGATGATCTGGGTGGGCCCCCCCGGTGGCAGGTCCAGGTCCTCACTCTGCAGGCTCAGCGAGGTAGGGCTGGGGTGAGGCTTGGCGGTGAAGGTCAGGCCTCCATTGGTGTGGGTAGATGGGGGCCTGGACCGCTCCGCAAACACCTGGTGTCGGATCCTGTCGAGGAAGGCAGCATTGATACCGCCCATCCTCACCAGGTCCTCAACGCTACGGAAAGGCCCATGCTCACAGCGATAGTCCACAATGCTGACTGCCATCTTCTCTGTGAGGCCCCGTATGCTCATGAGCTGAGCCGGGGTGGCCGTGTTGATGTTGACCCGTGGGGTGAGGGGCACAGAGGTGGCCAGGTGGTGAGGCTGCTGCTCCGCGAGCAGGTCCCGCCTCAGGGAGCTGGGAGAATGCTGCGCCGAGCTGCCCTTGCTGCTCACGCAGATCTCGAACTTGACCTGCTCCAGTTTGGTGGCACCCACGCCGCTGACCAGCGCCAGGTCCTCCACCTTTTTGAAGCCACCGATGTACTCGCGGTACTCCACGATGCTGCGGGCCACCGCACGGGTCACACCAGGCAGGGTCATCAGCTCCTCCTCTGTGGCCGTGTTGATGTTCAGTCGCTCCTGATTCACCAGAATGTTGCTGAAGTTGCAGGCTGCGCTGAACTTGCGGTTGTGGGACAGGTCTGAGGGGTCCCGTGGTATGGAGCGGTGGCAGCCCAGCGTGCTCCCCATGCCGGCCAGGGTCAGTGGCCCAGGACGGCCTCACCACCGCAGAACTCCTTTCTGGCTAGGGAGGAAGCCCAATAGACCTTACTGGCACAGAAGGAGGGAAGGTTCAGGATGCAGGGAATGAAACAGTTACCAAAGACAAACACTAAATCTCCATGCTCAGGGTGTCCAAAAGTACCTTTCACTTGGCCACCtggaaaacaaattaataaacacaCAAATCGATTGAATCAG
Above is a genomic segment from Mustela nigripes isolate SB6536 chromosome 4, MUSNIG.SB6536, whole genome shotgun sequence containing:
- the EEPD1 gene encoding endonuclease/exonuclease/phosphatase family domain-containing protein 1 gives rise to the protein MGSTLGCHRSIPRDPSDLSHNRKFSAACNFSNILVNQERLNINTATEEELMTLPGVTRAVARSIVEYREYIGGFKKVEDLALVSGVGATKLEQVKFEICVSSKGSSAQHSPSSLRRDLLAEQQPHHLATSVPLTPRVNINTATPAQLMSIRGLTEKMAVSIVDYRCEHGPFRSVEDLVRMGGINAAFLDRIRHQVFAERSRPPSTHTNGGLTFTAKPHPSPTSLSLQSEDLDLPPGGPTQIISTRPSVEAFGGTRDGRPVLRLATWNLQGCSVEKANNPGVREVVCMTLLENSIKLLAVQELLDREALEKFCAELNQPILPNIRKWKGPRGCWKAIVAEMPSTQLQKGAGFSGFLWDTTAGVELRDASSQENSPGNGHGKPLGPSPYLARFKVGSNDLTLVNLHLSALILPGSENPSRNHSDSHRLASFVQTLQETLKGEKDMIVLGDFGQGPESSDCDILRKEKFYHLVPAHTFTNISTKNPQGSKSLDNIWISKSLKKVFTGHWAVVREGLTNPWIPDNWSWGGVASEHCPVLAEFYAEKDWNKKEGPRNGNGVTLERSEANVKHER